Genomic window (Thermodesulfovibrionia bacterium):
CCTCCATACTGCAACTTCTCTTTTTATTGCATCGGGTTCTTTTAAGTATACAGAAGAGTTTTTATCATCAGAGGTGCAATTAATAAGTTTAACATCTTTTGTTAGTTTAAATTGTCCGATTGAAATATATGAGCCAAGCCAAGGCCTTACTTCTGCCATAGCAGTATTATCGTTTGTTGCAAGGTAAAGATATGGAATTCCCTTAGGATTAGCTCTTCCTTCTGAAGCCAAATTATTCAAGGGTTTCATTTTTTCAGGCCCTAAAGGACCTGGGAAGTGATCAATAAGTTGACCTCCTTCATAATAAGGTTCCCAGTCATTACCAAGTTGAGATCGCCATAATATGGAATCTTTTTCGACCGTTTCAGTTCTGGATTTACTGGTTTCTAATATAATTTGAAGAAAAGCTTGGGTTATTGAATCATAAAAAAAACGATTTCGCTTTTTCACATATTGTTCAAAATGATGAAAATCTTGCCATGATTTAAATATTTTTGTTATAGATAATTGTTTTTTGTTATTCATGGCTTCCACATTTCTTTTTCATCCATAATCACACGACGATTATTTTCTGAAATCTTTAGCCCTTCAGATCTTAGAAACGCAGCTCTTTCCAAACAATCATACTCATTCTCTGGGTGTGGAAACCTCCCACCTTTAAGTAATACTCTTATTCTGCCAATACTTTCAGATGAACAGATAGCTTTTGCTAACGCACGAGGCGTTGTATCATTATATGGTGCAAGGGTTCCATGTGTGGTGACTTTCCCTTGTGGAATTCTATCAAGCATTAATTCAAGTTTTTTTCTGTCATAAGCCATACGGCTATACTCCTTTCATAAATATTGAAGTATCATAAGCAATGCAACTCTTTATTATCAAGGAAAAAATATGCGATGAACGTAATAAATAATCAGAGTCACTTGAATAATTGAAGAGTGAATCAATGATATTACAGAGGAACATTGAAAAATAAAGTACGTTAATTACGACAAGTCGTTTTCTTAATCAAAGCATGAAATAAGCATGTTCACTTCCCTTGTTAACTGCTTGAAAAACCTAGTTTATTTCTACTACCTAAGCTTAACTTTATTGTTGTGCTATATAGCAAATGGTCTACCCCCAGCTATAGTGCCACTTTAAGTTAGAGTTTTCCAGTAAATAAAGGCAGGAGATATACTTACCTATAATCGGCATATATATCGGCAATATTGCATACATTAATTTTATATTGACTTACGATAACTAATCGTTTAATATAAATTTATTAAGGATGATAAGCAGGTAATTAAATCGGCAATATAAGATTGATATGACTTCAGCAATAAACAAAA
Coding sequences:
- a CDS encoding RES family NAD+ phosphorylase; the encoded protein is MNNKKQLSITKIFKSWQDFHHFEQYVKKRNRFFYDSITQAFLQIILETSKSRTETVEKDSILWRSQLGNDWEPYYEGGQLIDHFPGPLGPEKMKPLNNLASEGRANPKGIPYLYLATNDNTAMAEVRPWLGSYISIGQFKLTKDVKLINCTSDDKNSSVYLKEPDAIKREVAVWRDIDRAFSRPITINENTADYVPTQILAEFFKNNGFNGIGYRSSLGKGHNIVLFDLDSADLINCTLHEVKKVSFDFTQTSNTYFISKYLKSK